From the genome of Primulina eburnea isolate SZY01 chromosome 12, ASM2296580v1, whole genome shotgun sequence, one region includes:
- the LOC140807936 gene encoding uncharacterized protein has protein sequence MSRNEDDSWVIRAFEKDTAGNMLGCTWPPRFYTCTFCRREFRSAQALGGHMNVHRRDRVKLLEGSPNIPHSSTVAKAHPSPIFLPAQEFVTNGLCLVYPMSKPNSVLIGREMKASMDSSSPLTSDSPNFATDKSSNATSPLVLDGSEITESATDSTPNEQIDLELRLGRKSAPQWDDST, from the coding sequence ATGTCTAGAAACGAAGATGATTCTTGGGTGATTCGGGCATTCGAGAAGGACACGGCAGGGAACATGTTGGGCTGCACATGGCCGCCACGTTTCTATACGTGCACGTTTTGCCGGAGAGAGTTCCGCTCGGCTCAGGCTCTCGGGGGTCACATGAACGTGCATCGTCGAGACCGTGTCAAGTTACTTGAAGGGTCACCAAATATACCCCATTCCTCCACGGTGGCTAAAGCTCATCCGTCCCCAATCTTTTTACCTGCACAAGAATTCGTAACAAATGGATTGTGCCTTGTCTATCCCATGTCAAAGCCTAATAGTGTCCTTATTGGCAGGGAAATGAAAGCTTCCATGGATTCATCTTCCCCTCTCACTTCTGACTCGCCTAACTTCGCGACAGATAAATCGAGCAACGCCACGAGTCCATTGGTTTTAGATGGCAGTGAAATTACGGAGAGTGCGACAGATTCCACCCCGAATGAACAGATCGATCTCGAGCTTCGTTTAGGACGAAAGTCAGCACCTCAATGGGATGATAGTACGTAG